In Stegostoma tigrinum isolate sSteTig4 chromosome 12, sSteTig4.hap1, whole genome shotgun sequence, the following proteins share a genomic window:
- the tent5c gene encoding terminal nucleotidyltransferase 5C, with protein sequence MAESKATSVLSWDQVSSLNDVLTEVVLIHGRGNFPTLEVRLKDVVKTVRTRLFESGILVRDVRLNGSAASHVLVKNNGLNYKDLDLIFGVYLPGETEFQLVKDVVLGCLLEFLPEGVNKEKITPLTLKEVYVQKMVKVCTDTDRWSLISLSNNNGKNVELKFVDSLRRQFEFSVDSFQIILDSLLFYYDYSENPMSEHFHPTVIGESVYGDFEEALGHLRNTLIATKTPEEIRGGGLLKYCNLLVREFKPASEEVIKSLERYMCSRFFIDFPDITEQQRKLEVYLQNHFIGEEKSKYDYLMILRNVVNESTVCLMGHERRQTLNLISLLALKVLAEQNVIPNVTNVTCYYQPAPYVSDANFSNYYVAHTATSYQQSYPTWLPCN encoded by the coding sequence ATGGCCGAAAGTAAAGCCACTAGTGTGCTGAGCTGGGATCAAGTGAGCAGTTTGAATGATGTCCTCACTGAGGTGGTCCTCATTCATGGCCGTGGAAATTTTCCAACATTAGAGGTCAGACTCAAAGATGTGGTTAAGACTGTAAGGACCAGGCTGTTTGAAAGTGGAATTCTAGTACGAGACGTCCGGCTTAATGGGTCAGCAGCCAGCCATGTCCTAGTAAAGAATAATGGCTTGAACTACAAAGATTTGGACTTAATTTTTGGGGTTTATCTCCCAGGGGAAACTGAATTCCAGTTGGTAAAAGATGTGGTGCTGGGCTGTCTGTTGGAGTTCCTTCCGGAAGGAGTCAACAAAGAAAAAATCACACCCCTTACACTCAAAGAGGTCTATGTGCAAAAAATGGTGAAAGTCTGCACAGATACAGATCGTTGGAGCTTGATCTCCCTTTCCAACAATAATGGCAAGAACGTAGAGTTGAAATTTGTGGACTCCCTCCGCCGACAGTTTGAGTTTAGTGTTGATTCCTTCCAGATCATCTTGGATTCTCTCTTATTTTATTATGATTACTCTGAGAACCCAATGAGTGAGCACTTCCATCCAACAGTAATTGGGGAAAGTGTATACGGGGACTTTGAGGAAGCATTAGGTCACCTCAGGAATACACTGATTGCAACCAAGACTCCAGAAGAAATCAGAGGAGGAGGACTGCTTAAATACTGCAATCTTCTGGTTAGAGAATTCAAACCAGCCAGTGAAGAAGTAATTAAATCCTTAGAGCGGTACATGTGCTCTCGTTTCTTTATTGATTTCCCAGACATCACTGAACAACAGAGAAAGCTGGAAGTCTACCTGCAGAACCATTTCATCGGGGAGGAGAAAAGCAAATACGATTACCTGATGATCCTGAGGAATGTTGTAAATGAGAGCACTGTTTGTTTGATGGGACATGAAAGGCGCCAAACTCTCAACCTCATCAGCCTCCTAGCTCTCAAGGTGCTGGCAGAGCAAAACGTCATCCCTAATGTCACCAATGTCACTTGTTATTACCAGCCTGCTCCATATGTCAGTGATGCAAACTTTAGCAACTACTATGTAGCGCACACTGCCACCTCATACCAACAATCGTATCCTACCTGGCTTCCCTGCAACTAA